The bacterium DNA window GTGCGGGCCTCGGGCTTCTCCCGCTTCTGGTGGACGGTGCCGACGATCAGGCCGCCGGCGGTGTCGACCAGCAGGCCGAGCTCGTGCAGGTCGGCGGGGCCGCCGATGGCGGTGCCGTAGTGCTCGGGCAGGTCGGCCCCGACCAGCACGACGCGCTGGCGGGTGTCGGGGAGGTTGCGGTCATGGGTGGTCGCGGGGTTCTCGTTCAGGGGGGGCCTCCGGGATTCGATGCTCCAGGTCGTTCACCATCCCACAATCGTCCTGCCGGACTTCTACGTCCAGTCCCATCGGTCGCGGGGGAAGATTGAGGCTGCAGGCCGCCCCGGCATAAATATCCAATAAATAACCCATAACTAAACATATTTAGGCATCTGGATCGGTTCTTGGGTAAAATTCCCGCAGCCAGCCATGCAGCGGGCTCATGGCTTTGAAGTGTCCCTGGCAGTAATCGAGCAGCTCCCGCGAGTGCAGTTCCGCCGGCACCGGCCCGTCGTGCCGGACCCAGACGCTGTCGTGCTTGAGCAGCTCGGCCCGCGGGTGGTCCGCCGTGAACCCGGCCGGCACGCGCTTGTAGTGCTGGCCGCCCAGCTCGTACCCCTTCTTCTCGATCTTCGCCGTCAGCCTAGCCAGCGCGGCGCCCCGCGCCGGATCGGCGACCGCCGCCCGCCAGGTCGCCAGCTCCTCCTTGTCGAAGACGTACTTGCCGACGTAGAGCTGCAACCGCGGCGGCTCGAGGTGGAAGTAGAACCCGGGGCCCCACTTCTTCTGGCCCTCCCAGAAGAAGATGCCCAGGTGCGTCTTGTAGGGCGACTTGTCCTTGCTGAAGCGCACGTCGCGGTGGATGCGGAAGACCGACCCCGAGCCGTCGGTGCGGGGGTCGAACTGGATCTGTGGCGCCAGGCGGCGCAGCCGCACGCCCATC harbors:
- a CDS encoding DUF2461 domain-containing protein translates to MIEKYHFTGFPPAAARFFEDLARHNDRDWFLAHKPLYQESVLDPARAFVVEMGVRLRRLAPQIQFDPRTDGSGSVFRIHRDVRFSKDKSPYKTHLGIFFWEGQKKWGPGFYFHLEPPRLQLYVGKYVFDKEELATWRAAVADPARGAALARLTAKIEKKGYELGGQHYKRVPAGFTADHPRAELLKHDSVWVRHDGPVPAELHSRELLDYCQGHFKAMSPLHGWLREFYPRTDPDA